The Ignavibacteriales bacterium sequence GATTTATAAACGCATCCGACTTGATAATAGTAAATCTTGAAAGCGCTGTTTTGAGCGGAAATAAAAAACCTTCCTCCGAACTTCCGATGCATTTGCAAATTTATAAAGAAAGATCCGATGTAATGAGTGTCTGCCATGCACATCCAATCTATGCAACCGGATTCGCAGTCGCAGGCATTCCTCTCGATATGTGCGTCCTGCCCGAGGTAATTATTTCACTCGGCATTGTTCCGTTAGTAGAATACGGCACTCCGGGAACAAGTGAGTATTTCAATTCAATGATGAAATATTTAAAACAACACGATGCATTTCTTCTGGCAAACCATGGCGTGGTTACTGTTGGAAAAGACATTTTAAGCGCATATCACAAAATGGAAACGGTCGAACACTTTGCCAACATAATTTTTGTTTCACTTCAATTAGGAAAAATTAATATTCTTCCTCAAGAGCAAATAGCAAAATTAATAAGTCAGCGGGAGAAAT is a genomic window containing:
- a CDS encoding class II aldolase/adducin family protein, which encodes MGQSLYSLKNEIIEVGKRMYARGYVASNDGNISVRLDENKILITPSGVSKGFINASDLIIVNLESAVLSGNKKPSSELPMHLQIYKERSDVMSVCHAHPIYATGFAVAGIPLDMCVLPEVIISLGIVPLVEYGTPGTSEYFNSMMKYLKQHDAFLLANHGVVTVGKDILSAYHKMETVEHFANIIFVSLQLGKINILPQEQIAKLISQREKFGMTTTAACAPQTEDAKSFSAKEKTEIPNKELIKKITDEILGQLHKQK